A segment of the Chlamydiales bacterium STE3 genome:
TCCCACTCCCGGTGTCGCCTTCATTACGAGAGCTTATCGCGCAGATGCGGGGATTGTTATTTCCGCATCTCATAATCCCTTTTATGACAATGGGATAAAGTTTTTTTCGTCAGAAGGATTTAAATTCCCTGATGCTTGGGAAAAAGAAGTAGAAGCTCTTGTCGCTTACAACAAGTTTGATGATGCCTTACCTAAAGATCACGATATTGGAAAAAACAGTAAAATCACCGATGCAGATGGCCGCTATATTGAATTTTGCAAAGCCACCTTTCCAAGGCGCCTTTCCTTAAAAAACCTTAAAATTGCTTTGGACTGCGCGAATGGGGCCAGTTATAAAGTCGCCCCTCTCGTCTTTAGGGAGCTAGATGCAACGGTTCACCTTTACGGTTGCACTCCAAACGGTCTCAACATTAATGAAAAGTGCGGCTCTCTTTATCCCGCAAATATTCAAAAAGGGGTCATTGACATTGGCGCAGATGTCGGAATCTCTTTTGATGGAGACGCAGACCGTGTGATCCTGGTAGACGAAAATGCCCAAATTGTCGATGGCGATACGATTCTCGGAATTTGTGCCCGAGATATGAAACGAAGGGGAGTTTTAAGAAATAATACTGTCGTTTCAACGATTATGGCTAATTTAGGCTTTATTAAAGCTATGGAAGAAATTGGCGTTGAAGTTGTGAAAAGCGCCGTCGGAGATCGCTATGTCATCCAGGAAATGCTGAAATATGATGCCAACTTAGGTGGTGAACAGAGCGGCCATACGATTTTTTTAGACCACAATACGACAGGCGATGGGATCGTTTCAGCCCTTCAGGTCTTGCGGATTATGATTGAAAGTGATTCGAGGCTTTCTGACTTAGCGGCTTGTGTCAAAAGACATCCCCAAGCTTTAATCAGCGTCAAAGTCAAACACAAGCCACCTATTGAATCTCTTTCGTTAACTCAAAAAGCTGTTAAAGAAGCAGAAACAATTCTTGCAGACTCGGGATTTGTTTTAATTCGTTATTCTGGCACAGAACCCACTTTAAGAGTAACGGTACAGGGATTTAAGAAAAAACTTGTCAATGAATTAGCCCAGAACATTGCTCAAGCTGTTCAGCAAGAAATTGGAGCCTAAGGATGTGTGGAATTTTTGGATACATTGGATCGAAGAACGTCGTAGAAACAGTGCTTGCTGGTTTAAAGAAACTTGAGTATAGGGGCTATGATTCTGCGGGCATCGCAGGAGTCATTAACCACTGTGTAGAATACTTTAAAGAAGTCGGCAAAATTGCTGCGCTTGAAAAAACTGTTGAAGCACACGACTGGCACTTAGACGTTGCAATTGCCCAAACAAGATGGGCGACGCATGGCAAAGTAACACAAGTCAATGCTCACCCCCATTTGGACAATCAGTCTACTCTAGCTGTCGTTCACAACGGTATCATCGAAAACTATGAATCGCTCAAACTGGAATTAAAAAAAGACGGAAGCCTTTTTTTATCGGAAACCGACACAGAAGTCATCGCGCATCTGATCTCCCATTACTACCATGGAAATCTTTTAGAAGCTGTCCAAAAAGCTATCATGCGTTTACAAGGAGCCTATTCAATTGCCCTTGTGCACAAAGACTTTCCAGATTGCATTATTGCTGTAGCCCATGAAGCACCTCTCGTTATCGGTATTGGAAAAAATGAAGCCTTCGTCTCCTCGGATTCCCATGCATTTGCTTTTCATACTCGAGAAGTTGTCTATCTTTCGAATGGGGAAATTGCCATTATCCAGAAAGACAAATTAGAAATCTTCAATACGCAAAATCATCTGATTGAAAAGCAGCCTCTTTTCCTCGAGGCAGCATCCGCAGAATCTTCCAAGGGCACCTTTGAACACTACACTCTCAAGGAAATTCATGAGCAGCCTCAAACGATTAAAAATGCCCTTTTAGGAAGATTTGTCGAAGAGTATGGAACAGCACTGTTTGAAGATTTACAATTCAACGAAACGGATCTTACAAGCGCAGAACGGCTTTTAATTCTGGGTTGTGGCACTTCATTGCACGCAGGTTATATCGCAAGCTATCTTATCGAGGAAATGGCAGGTATCCCCGTACAAGTGGAAATTTCATCCGAGTATCGCTATAAAAACCCTGTTGTTGTCCCTAACACTCTTGTGGTCGCCATCAGCCAATCGGGTGAAACGGCGGATACCATTGCTGCCATGCGCGAGCTAAAAGCCAAAGGAGCGAAAATCTTAGCCATTTGTAACGTTAGCAACTCGACGATTGCCAGGGATGCCGACGGATGCATTTTCCTGAAGGCCGGCCCTGAAATCGGTGTCTGCTCAACGAAAGCCTTTACTAGCCAAATTATCGTGCTTGCACTCTTAACCCTTCTTTTAGCTAGAATGCGGCATATGCACAAGCAAGCAGGACAACAGTTTATAAAATCTCTTCAGCAATTACCGGAGATTGTTCAGATTGTTCTAGATAAAGAGGCAGAGATCAAAAAATTAGCGGAAAAGTATGCTGCTTATGAAAACTT
Coding sequences within it:
- a CDS encoding Phosphoglucosamine mutase (Product derived from UniProtKB/Swiss-Prot:Q6MBL8;Gene name derived from UniProtKB/Swiss-Prot:Q6MBL8;EC number derived from UniProtKB/Swiss-Prot:Q6MBL8), coding for MQVQRLFLMEIPKIFGTDGVRGHANKSPMVVEIALALGRAVGKLFRKQTGKNRVIIGKDTRLSCYMFENALIAGLCSMGVDTLILGPFPTPGVAFITRAYRADAGIVISASHNPFYDNGIKFFSSEGFKFPDAWEKEVEALVAYNKFDDALPKDHDIGKNSKITDADGRYIEFCKATFPRRLSLKNLKIALDCANGASYKVAPLVFRELDATVHLYGCTPNGLNINEKCGSLYPANIQKGVIDIGADVGISFDGDADRVILVDENAQIVDGDTILGICARDMKRRGVLRNNTVVSTIMANLGFIKAMEEIGVEVVKSAVGDRYVIQEMLKYDANLGGEQSGHTIFLDHNTTGDGIVSALQVLRIMIESDSRLSDLAACVKRHPQALISVKVKHKPPIESLSLTQKAVKEAETILADSGFVLIRYSGTEPTLRVTVQGFKKKLVNELAQNIAQAVQQEIGA
- a CDS encoding Glutamine--fructose-6-phosphate aminotransferase [isomerizing] (Product derived from UniProtKB/Swiss-Prot:Q8R841;Gene name derived from UniProtKB/Swiss-Prot:Q8R841;EC number derived from UniProtKB/Swiss-Prot:Q8R841), with the translated sequence MCGIFGYIGSKNVVETVLAGLKKLEYRGYDSAGIAGVINHCVEYFKEVGKIAALEKTVEAHDWHLDVAIAQTRWATHGKVTQVNAHPHLDNQSTLAVVHNGIIENYESLKLELKKDGSLFLSETDTEVIAHLISHYYHGNLLEAVQKAIMRLQGAYSIALVHKDFPDCIIAVAHEAPLVIGIGKNEAFVSSDSHAFAFHTREVVYLSNGEIAIIQKDKLEIFNTQNHLIEKQPLFLEAASAESSKGTFEHYTLKEIHEQPQTIKNALLGRFVEEYGTALFEDLQFNETDLTSAERLLILGCGTSLHAGYIASYLIEEMAGIPVQVEISSEYRYKNPVVVPNTLVVAISQSGETADTIAAMRELKAKGAKILAICNVSNSTIARDADGCIFLKAGPEIGVCSTKAFTSQIIVLALLTLLLARMRHMHKQAGQQFIKSLQQLPEIVQIVLDKEAEIKKLAEKYAAYENFFFLGRNYMFPTSLEGALKLKEISYINANGYPAGEIKHGPIALINENCPTIALCSNKATFSKLLNNLMEIKARNGKILAVSEHEDEELRKVADDLFIIPATIDALATIPASVFTQLFAYYIAKKRGADIDQPRNLAKSVTVE